GTTGCAATGAGACAACGGCGGTAATTGTGGCGATGGTAAACCAGTTGATGCTTTAAGTCTTCCATATCCCTATGGATATAGTTGATTACTGTCGCACCACTTAAAATTGCCCCATTCTTGAGACTAGAGTGATTATACTGATCTGCCAGAATCAGATCTCGCTTCCCCACTAAAGCCGCGATCGCACCGATATTCGCCAGATAACCCGAACTAAACACCAATGCATCTTCGGTTTGTTTCAGAGATGCGATCGCACATTCCAATTCTTGATGCAATTCCCGATGTCCACTGAGTAACCGAGAACCGGTACTACCTGTACCATAGTGCTGAGTTGCTATAATCGCCGCTTCAATTAAACGTTCATCTCCCGCCAATCCTAAATAATCATTACTGGCAAAATTAATCACCTCTTGCCCTTCCAGTTTTACCACCGCACCGGGACGATTTTGCAGCCTTTGCACTGAACGATACCAGTTAGCTTTATGGATAGTAGAAAGAGAGTCTTCTAACCAAGCATAAGGATTGGTTGTCATAAGTAGAAAGTTAACGGTTGAGATTAGGGAACAGGCAACATAAAACAAACTGTTCGGCATTTAAAGCCTAATGTAAAAAATTACGAAATCCTTGCTTGTAGTGCGAGCATCTTGCTCGCTATCATTCCCAATTTAAATGCGTCTTAGCTTACTCGTTTTCCGTCACGCCAGTAGGGTGGGCATTGCCCACCAGCCTTAAGGATCGTGACATTCCACATAAGGTTGAGATTAGGAAACAGGTAACAGGGAACACACAATTTAAATGTGTCTTAGCTTAGTCCTTTTCAGAAGCCGGATCAACTTTATCCTGTTGAGTTTCCCTATTCGTCACACTTTCAACTAAACCCATTTCAAAGGCAATTTCCGGTAAATCTTCAGCCTTATATTGTCCTGGTTGAAACATCTGTCCGGGGGTTAAACACATCTGTTTCAGTTCAACAACTTCAGTGGGAGCAAATAATCCTTTCCATCTTCTATTCTCAATACCCATCGCTGATAACTCCTACGGTTATAAAGACGAAATCCTTGTAGTGCGTTTAGCGAAGCCATGCCGCAGGCTTTGCATCTTGCTCGCTACTCATACCCAATTCAAGGGTCACATCTATTCATTCCACTATTTTAGCGGTACCACACCCATATTTCATACTTGAGTTATAAATTTTCTCTCACCCAAGCACGAAACGCTTTCAACAGCGCAATTTCTCCCATTGTCTTACTCTGCTGGAGAAATCGGCTCATTTCATTAACGTTAACGGATATTAAAGGAAAAGCCAAACTAGATTCACACTCAACATATTGCCCTTTTACCCGTCGATAGAATCGCAAAACTCGCCCATTATACCGCCAAATTTCAGGGACACCTAGCGCCGAGTAAATCCCCAACTTATCCACACAACTGCTAGTAATATCAATTTCAATCGCTAAATCAGGCGGCGGATCAGTTTCTAAATCAATGTTTTGCCGACCTCGAACAGCGAGTTCATTTTGGATATAATAACAATTATCAGGTTCTATTCCCCGCTGGACTATTTCTCGTTTCAGCGTTGTCGAACCAGCACTTTTAATCTCAATATCTAACTCTTCGGCTAATGCAACAATAAAATTACCCAAATTTGCCTTATGATTTTCATAATCAAAACGAGGCGTCATAATTTCCAACGTGCCGCCGTCATAAGCAAACCGATACCCCCTGTCTGCACCCGTTTCTACCAATAACGCTTCAAAAGTTTGCCAGCTAATATTGTCCAGGACAGTTCGTTGTTCAGCTAAAGTTAAGCTTATCAACATATCTACAATCTCAGTTCAATAACACTAACCTCTTCTCCCCAAAAACCTCTGCGCCCCTCTGCGCTTACCTCTGCGTACCTCTGCGTTAAAAAAATACAAATCCCCAAAAACCCAAAACTGTAGGGTAGGCATTGCCCACCCCACAACTCTACTCCATCACACTCTTAAAAAAATCAATCGTCTCTTTCAACACCCGAACAAAAACATCAATCTCTTCCCGTGTATTGTAAAAATACAAACTCGCCCGCGCCGAACCCGTTACCTCTAAAATACGATGCAACGGTTGCGTACAATGATGACCGGAACGAATTGCTACCCCTTCATGGTCTAATAGAGTAGACACATCACTCGATGCTAATCCCTTCACATTAAATGATGCCAAAGCCGCCCTTCCCTTCCCCTCTGCTGTGGGTTGGGGACCATACAGAGTCAAATCAGGAACATCCCGTAACTGCTGGAATAGATACGCCGTCAATTCCTCCTCATAAGCATGGATTTTATCCATACCAATCCCCATTAAATAGTCTACCGCCGCACCCAGCGCGATCGCTTCCCCAATCGCAGGAGTTCCAGCTTCAAATTTATGGGGTAATTCGGCATAGGTGGAATAGTCGAGAAAGACTTCCGCAATCATCTCACCCCCACCCATAAACGGGGGCATTTCTAGCAGCAAATCTAACTTGCCATACAAAAAACCAATCCCTGTGGGCGCACACATTTTGTGACCCGACGCCACTAACCAGTCACAATCCATCCCCTGGACATCAATGGGTGTATGAGGGACAGATTGGCAAGCATCAATCAATACCTTAGCGCCATACTGATGTGCGATCGCACAAATCTCTTTGACGGGGTTAATACATCCCAGGGTATTCGAGACATGGACAATACCCACTAACTTTGTCTTCTCAGAAATCAGAGACTTAAACTGTTCTAAATCAAACTCCTGAGTTTCCGTCAGTTCCACATACTTCAACACCGCTCCCGTCTTCTGGGCAATGATTTGCCAGGGAACAATGTTGCTGTGATGTTCCATCACCGAGAGAATGATTTCATCCCCTGGCTGCAACGTATTTAATCCCCAGCTATACGCCACCAAGTTAATTGATTCTGAGGCATTCCGGGTAAACACAATCTCATTCCGCGACGCCGCATTTATAAACGCCGCCACCTTATCCCGCGCTGACTCATACGCTTCTGTGGCGCGGACACTCAGCGCATGAGCGCCTCGGTGGACGTTGGCATTGTCCCTTTCATAGTAGTTTTGCAGCGCATTAAGCACCGCCAACGGCTTCTGAGAGGTGGCAGCACTATCAAGATAAATTAACGGTTTATCGTGAACTTTCTCCTGCAAAATGGGAAAGTCAGAACGGACGATAGCAGCTAGGGTTTTTTCTTGGGTAATGGTCATTGGTTATTCGTCATTGGTCATTTGTCATTGGTCATTGGTCATTTGTTATTGGTCATTTGTCATTTGTCATTGGTCATTTGTCAAAGAATTATAAAACTCAAAACCATGTCCGACTAGCGAAGCCCTGGAAAGACGTGCCATGGCACGTCTCTACATTTTTTGGGACTACATTGTTCTACACATCGCACATTGAGACAGTCTTTGCCGCAGGGAGTCCACAGGAATCCGTTGGAGAATCTCCGCTACAAAAGCATCAATTAACAGATTTCGGGCATTGGTTTCATTTAGTCCCCGACTTTGTAAATAGAATACATCCTCCGGGTCTAATTGACTCACCGTCGCACCGTGAGAACATTTTACTTGGTCTGCCGTAATTTCCAATTGCGGTTTGGTATTTACACGGGCTTTCGCCGAAAGCAATAAATTGCGATTCAATTGAGCCGCATTAGTAAATTGAGCCGCTTGCGGCACGAAAACCTTACCATTGAAGACTCCGTGCGCCCGGTCATCTATGATACATTTGTGCAACTGGTTGGTCATGCCATGAGGATGATTCAATAGCACCGCACTGTGGGTATCGGCTACCTGTTCCCCACCAATCATGGTTAAACCCTTCAGTGTGGTTTCCGTCGCCTCACCGGTTTGCACGATTTCTAGATTATGTCGGGATAGTCTCGCCCCTAAACTAATCGCGTTACAGGTATAGCGGCTATTCCGGGCTTGGGTGACGGCTGTTTTACCAATGTGGAACCCATCAATCGCTTCTCGCTGATTCCGGGTATGGATAACCTGGGCGTCATCCTCAATCCAAATCTCCGTCACTTGGTTATTGAAATAAGGACGATTTACCGGAATATCAGGACATCCTTCTACATTCGCTGCGTAATGTTCAATCAGATTCACCACCGAACCAGGTTCAGCAACCACTAGACAGCGCGGTTGGCATATTACAGGTACGTCGTCAGTGGTGGAAATAAACAGCAGATGAATCGGTGTCTCGACAATTGTTGCTTTAGGTATCCACACCACCGCCGCATCCGTGAGTCCCGATGTATTCAGGGCGGCGAAAACATCAGACGCAGCTTGTTGTTTACCTAAATAATTGGGGATTCGTTCCTGATACGCATTGGGTAAACCTGCCAAATTCCCCACATATACGCCTTCAGGTAATCCCCTCACCGACGATAAATCCGGCGCATACACCCCATTGACAAAAACTAACCGACTATCCGGGGTTTCGGGTAGGGTGAGGGAGGTTAAGTCTAAGTGTTGCAGGAATTGTTCAAAAAACGCCTCAACCCCTTGAAAATTCACCGCCAATAACGGCGACAAATCCGTAAACCGCCATTCTTCATCCCGACGGGTGGGCATGGCTAATTCTTCCACAATCGCCGCCGCTTGGTCACGCAGTTGCCCGATAGTGGCGTTTAATTGTCCCCCGACGATGGGTTCATCTTGGCGACATTGGTCTAATAACGCCTTTAAATAGGAAATTTCCGGTTTTGCAGATAGTTGTATACTCATTAGGCAATCACCTCAGCCGCCGCTTCTTCTATTACCCAGTCATAACCACGGGATTCTAATTCTAATGCCAATTCCTTACCCCCGGTTTTGAGGATGCGCCCTCCTGCCATGACATGAACATAATCCGGTTCAATATAATTGAGCATCCGTTGGTAGTGGGTAATCAAAATCATGGCATTGTCGGAAGTTGCCAACTGACTCACCCCATTAGCGACAATCTTCAGTGCGTCAATATCCAAACCGGAATCCGTTTCATCGAGAATTGCCAGTTTAGGTTCTAACAGCGCCATTTGCAGAATCTCATTCCGCTTTTTCTCACCGCCAGAGAAGCCTTCATTTAAACTCCGTTCTAAGAAGCTGGGATTCATCTTGACAATTTCCAGCTTTTCTTCTATGAGATCCTCAAAGTCAAACGTATCAATTTCCTCTAATCCCTGATGCTTACGGCGGGAATTATAGGCGACGCGCAAAAAGTCTAA
The Coleofasciculus chthonoplastes PCC 7420 DNA segment above includes these coding regions:
- a CDS encoding Uma2 family endonuclease, with the translated sequence MLISLTLAEQRTVLDNISWQTFEALLVETGADRGYRFAYDGGTLEIMTPRFDYENHKANLGNFIVALAEELDIEIKSAGSTTLKREIVQRGIEPDNCYYIQNELAVRGRQNIDLETDPPPDLAIEIDITSSCVDKLGIYSALGVPEIWRYNGRVLRFYRRVKGQYVECESSLAFPLISVNVNEMSRFLQQSKTMGEIALLKAFRAWVRENL
- a CDS encoding SufS family cysteine desulfurase, with amino-acid sequence MTITQEKTLAAIVRSDFPILQEKVHDKPLIYLDSAATSQKPLAVLNALQNYYERDNANVHRGAHALSVRATEAYESARDKVAAFINAASRNEIVFTRNASESINLVAYSWGLNTLQPGDEIILSVMEHHSNIVPWQIIAQKTGAVLKYVELTETQEFDLEQFKSLISEKTKLVGIVHVSNTLGCINPVKEICAIAHQYGAKVLIDACQSVPHTPIDVQGMDCDWLVASGHKMCAPTGIGFLYGKLDLLLEMPPFMGGGEMIAEVFLDYSTYAELPHKFEAGTPAIGEAIALGAAVDYLMGIGMDKIHAYEEELTAYLFQQLRDVPDLTLYGPQPTAEGKGRAALASFNVKGLASSDVSTLLDHEGVAIRSGHHCTQPLHRILEVTGSARASLYFYNTREEIDVFVRVLKETIDFFKSVME
- the sufD gene encoding Fe-S cluster assembly protein SufD, whose translation is MSIQLSAKPEISYLKALLDQCRQDEPIVGGQLNATIGQLRDQAAAIVEELAMPTRRDEEWRFTDLSPLLAVNFQGVEAFFEQFLQHLDLTSLTLPETPDSRLVFVNGVYAPDLSSVRGLPEGVYVGNLAGLPNAYQERIPNYLGKQQAASDVFAALNTSGLTDAAVVWIPKATIVETPIHLLFISTTDDVPVICQPRCLVVAEPGSVVNLIEHYAANVEGCPDIPVNRPYFNNQVTEIWIEDDAQVIHTRNQREAIDGFHIGKTAVTQARNSRYTCNAISLGARLSRHNLEIVQTGEATETTLKGLTMIGGEQVADTHSAVLLNHPHGMTNQLHKCIIDDRAHGVFNGKVFVPQAAQFTNAAQLNRNLLLSAKARVNTKPQLEITADQVKCSHGATVSQLDPEDVFYLQSRGLNETNARNLLIDAFVAEILQRIPVDSLRQRLSQCAMCRTM
- the sufC gene encoding Fe-S cluster assembly ATPase SufC — encoded protein: MIRENSDVILSVRNLTANVEGQQILKGLTLEVKAGEIHAIMGQNGSGKSTFSKLLAGHPAYEVTGGEVTFLGQNLLELEPEERALAGIFLAFQYPLEIPGVSNLDFLRVAYNSRRKHQGLEEIDTFDFEDLIEEKLEIVKMNPSFLERSLNEGFSGGEKKRNEILQMALLEPKLAILDETDSGLDIDALKIVANGVSQLATSDNAMILITHYQRMLNYIEPDYVHVMAGGRILKTGGKELALELESRGYDWVIEEAAAEVIA